A window from Danio aesculapii chromosome 6, fDanAes4.1, whole genome shotgun sequence encodes these proteins:
- the si:dkey-19e4.5 gene encoding UBA_like_SF and PTH2 domain-containing protein: MESQQEVNPVFLQQLRELDIPEEAAKQALLHTQNVSAEEAAMYYFNKLENEEEGDEDLMFKMVFVVNMELSMGVGKNLGIDLRSCLCVQVEPGSCTVLAIIGEEEMVNNVTGSLKLL, encoded by the exons ATGGAGTCCCAGCAGGAAGTGAACCCTGTATTCCTGCAGCAGCTCAGAGAGTTGGACATTCCCGAGGAAGCAGCCAAGCAG gcacTCTTACATACACAGAATGTGTCTGCAGAGGAGGCCGCAATGTATTACTTTAACAAACTAGAGAATGAG gAAGAGGGCGATGAGGACTTGATGTTCAAAATggtgtttgttgtaaatatggaGCTGTCCATGGGTGTTGGGAag AACCTGGGAATTGATTTGAggtcatgtttgtgtgtgcaggtgGAGCCAGGCTCATGCACTGTGCTGGCCATCATAGGTGAAGAGGAGATGGTGAATAATGTCACAGGAAGTCTGAAACTGCTTTGA